The following proteins are encoded in a genomic region of Cryptomeria japonica chromosome 11, Sugi_1.0, whole genome shotgun sequence:
- the LOC131063168 gene encoding uncharacterized protein LOC131063168 isoform X1, with amino-acid sequence MGRISLPHGFRFHPTDEELVSYYLKRKVCGKKLRFDVISEIDLYKYEPWELPGKSCLQSRDLQWYFFSSRDKKYPNGSQTNRATDAGYWKATGKEKPVCSASRRVGMKKTLVYHAGRAPRGERTNWVMHEYRLEDKELNVSNTIQDSCVICRVFQKSGPGPKNGEHYGAPFREEDWNEDASAEVGVRSSLERVDTPPDPSNSTLSNVNEEVMARPRAASALDNVVLTLDEEYVSSEDEHDEMESFRTENVCYPANLEPNPDKKEVQKAANDIQGQRSEAAQPPLPPGQQQRDMIGCHYGEQRQQDMGSQQAETDFHACSDDRLGHMNQLDWLDGVLAELTDEDRAHLDQIGLNQAAQMPLIKPHSEGLRDVLGLWNPYSNTFWFRTGEMTITLEDVYRILGIPVIGARIVAGQYTQEDKPWIAEYLSGQRSFEAGKNGVNLSVVGTSRIPLLRKAVIGILASKVLVDKGTNIFPFSEAHLVHDAVENGKKFNWGQEVLNRLYRDLYVLGLCEGAQIGHIALLQVWIWERLIPYRPYGGPVNVMPECPRIMRWAASRLPFPQTRAQERGRNTLVEADVVWDPYRDIKWPDDAQLTEALRVFELLGRRPRYTERHPLDRVRRQFGQEQPRVLMPKRRWRDDRERSARVQGLSRAPKWRRLEDGRCDVDSGDGEMDEDGDIGVQDEEDESPQDEGIGGNDFPDELEGNRRLIPPSNLVYARTGYKVKQVGSTRKQRVSPTSQFDEARSLRYLKTQKVSGGGDQGKGILGTSSFVSTLVEHKQTEEKLRPETRCGSVAADLGTGDLSVCSQTLVGLVPVDPSWVRGDPDTVDGWRDLIHRVLRDTVGPYLGRSVDNLRDPGLPESAGRHSDVFAAAHHAGILLQTHQAAANLAHIKATLEWQQERIDERAAWQKERAAEQEAWRKEREAWQRERSGLEKALAKVEGEIKGMQWRSSCSAYTTQVHTTGSYATGRPHRPSQRQQQETPKREGAGETSERQRGNPTTGHHGEA; translated from the exons ATGGGTAGAATTTCTTTACCTCACGGTTTCCGTTTTCACCCAACTGATGAAGAGCTTGTCAGCTACTATTTGAAGAGAAAAGTGTGTGGAAAAAAACTACGGTTTGATGTCATTTCAGAGATCGATCTATACAAGTATGAGCCTTGGGAATTACCAG GCAAGTCTTGCCTACAGAGTAGAGATTTGCAATGGTACTTTTTCAGCTCTAGGGATAAAAAATATCCCAATGGATCTCAAACAAATCGAGCCACAGACGCTGGTTACTGGAAAGCAACTGGAAAGGAAAAGCCAGTATGTTCAGCTTCTCGAAGAGTTGGGATGAAAAAGACTTTAGTATATCATGCTGGACGGGCTCCCCGTGGAGAACGGACTAATTGGGTGATGCACGAATATAGACTTGAAGACAAGGAATTGAATGTGTCAAATACTATTCAA GATTCCTGTGTAATTTGCCGGGTCTTTCAAAAGAGTGGTCCTGGTCCCAAAAATGGGGAACACTATGGAGCTCCTTTTAGGGAAGAGGATTGGAATGAAGATGCCTCTGCAGAAGTTGGGGTACGATCCTCTTTAGAAAGAGTTGATACTCCACCTGATCCAAGCAATTCAACTTTGAGCAATGTCAATGAGGAGGTTATGGCACGCCCTAGAGCAGCTTCTGCATTGGACAATGTGGTTCTTACCCTAGATGAAGAGTACGTTTCTTCAGAGGATGAGCATGATGAAATGGAAAGCTTCCGGACAGAAAATGTTTGTTACCCAGCTAATTTGGAGCCAAATCCTGACAAAAAGGAAGTGCAAAAGGCTGCTAATGACATTCAG GGTCAGAGAAGTGAAGCAGCACAACCCCCTTTACCCCCAGGCCAGCAGCAAAGAGATATGATAGGTTGTCATTATGGTGAGCAAAGACAACAAGACATGGGTAGCCAGCAGGCTGAGACTGATTTCCATGCTTGTTCAGATGACAGGCTCGGTCATATGAATCAGTTGGACTGGTTGGATGGTGTGTTGGCAGAGTTGACTGATGAGGACAGGGCCCACCTAGACCAGATAGGATTGAACCAGGCTGCACAAATGCCACTTATCAAGCCTCATAGTGAGGGTTTGCGGGATGTGCTTGGGCTGTGGAACCCATACAGCAACACCTTTTGGTTCAGGACAGGGGAGATGACcattactcttgaggatgtatatCGCATTCTTGGGATTCCAGTAATTGGAGCTAGGATTGTGGCAGGTCAATATACGCAGGAGGATAAACCATGGATAGCAGAATATCTATCAGGTCAGAGATCATTCGAGGCTGGCAAGAATGGGGTAAATCTTTCAGTTGTGGGCACATCAAGGATTCCATTATTGAGGAAGGCAGTGATCGGGATTTTGGCAAGTAAGGTTCTAGTAGACAAGGGAACTAATATCTTCCCCTTTTCTGAGGCTCACTTAGTTCATGATGCAGTTGAGAATGGCAAGAAGTTCAATTGGGGTCAGGAAGTCCTGAACCGTTTGTATCGTGATCTATATGTATTGGGGTTATGTGAGGGTGCACAAATTGGTCACATTGCATTGTTGCAGGTATGGATATGGGAGAGACTTATCCCATACCGCCCATATGGAGGTCCAGTGAATGTCATGCCAGAATGCCCTCGGATTATGAGGTGGGCGGCAAGCAGACTGCCATTCCCTCAAACCCGAGCACAGGAGCGAGGTAGAAACACCTTGGTGGAGGCAGATGTGGTATGGGATCCATACCGAGATATTAAGTGGCCAGACGATGCACAACTTACAGAAGCATTACGGGTTTTTGAGTTGCTAGGTCGACGGCCACGGTACACAGAGAGGCATCCCCTAGACAGGGTTCGACGCCAGTTTGGGCAGGAGCAGCCTCGTGTTTTAATGCCAAAGCGGAGGTGGCGTGATGATAGAGAACGGTCAGCCCGTGTGCAGGGTTTGTCAAGAGCTCCAAAATGGAGGCGACTTGAGGATGGTAGGTGTGATGTAGACTCTGGAGATGGGGAGATGGACGAGGATGGGGATATAGGGGTtcaagatgaggaggatgagagCCCACAGGATGAGGGGATAGGTGGGAATGATTTCCCTGATGAACTGGAGGGAAACAGAAGGCTCATTCCTCCCAGCAACCTGGTATATGCACGGACAGGGTATAAAGTCAAACAGGTAGGATCAACTAGAAAGCAGAGAGTGTCTCCTACATCGCAATTTGATGAGGCTAGGTCTTTGAGATATCTGAAAACCCAAAAGGTTAGTGGAGGTGGTGATCAGGGAAAGGGGATATTGGGGACATCCTCATTTGTGAGCACACTGGTGGAGCACAAGCAGACAGAGGAGAAACTTAGGCCGGAGACAAGATGTGGCAGTGTGGCTGCTGATCTAGGCACGGGGGATTTATCTGTTTGTAGTCAGACCTTAGTTGGACTTGTGCCAGTAGACCCCTCATGGGTGAGAGGAGATCCAG ATACAGTGGATGGATGGAGGGATCTCATTCATAGGGTACTCCGTGATACTGTGGGTCCCTACCTAGGCAGGTCAGTGGATAACCTCAGGGATCCAGGATTGCCTGAGTCGGCGGGGCGGCATAGCGATGTGTTTGCAGCAGcacaccatgcaggcatacttttGCAGACACACCAGGCAGCAGCAAATTTGGCCCATATCAAGGCCACTTTGGAGTGGCAACAAGAGAGAATAGATGAGAGGGCTGCATGGCAGAAGGAGAGGGCTGCTGAGCAGGAGGCATGGCGAAAGGAGCGAGAGGCATGGCAGAGGGAGCGGTCAGGACTTGAGAAAGCTCTAGCCAAGGTTGAGGGGGAAATCAAAGGTATGCAGTGGAGATCATCATGTTCTGCATATACTACTCAGGTGCATACTACGGGTAGCTATGCCACAGGCAGGCCTCATAGACCCAGCCAGCGGCAGCAGCAAGAAACACCCAAACGAGAGGGAGCTGGAGAAACCTCAGAGAGACAGCGGGGCAATCCTACAACAGGGCATCATGGAGAGGCCTAG
- the LOC131063168 gene encoding uncharacterized protein LOC131063168 isoform X2 — protein MKYSRVNLSVDWFCPSLLPHLWYFFPNLLQTRHDSCVICRVFQKSGPGPKNGEHYGAPFREEDWNEDASAEVGVRSSLERVDTPPDPSNSTLSNVNEEVMARPRAASALDNVVLTLDEEYVSSEDEHDEMESFRTENVCYPANLEPNPDKKEVQKAANDIQGQRSEAAQPPLPPGQQQRDMIGCHYGEQRQQDMGSQQAETDFHACSDDRLGHMNQLDWLDGVLAELTDEDRAHLDQIGLNQAAQMPLIKPHSEGLRDVLGLWNPYSNTFWFRTGEMTITLEDVYRILGIPVIGARIVAGQYTQEDKPWIAEYLSGQRSFEAGKNGVNLSVVGTSRIPLLRKAVIGILASKVLVDKGTNIFPFSEAHLVHDAVENGKKFNWGQEVLNRLYRDLYVLGLCEGAQIGHIALLQVWIWERLIPYRPYGGPVNVMPECPRIMRWAASRLPFPQTRAQERGRNTLVEADVVWDPYRDIKWPDDAQLTEALRVFELLGRRPRYTERHPLDRVRRQFGQEQPRVLMPKRRWRDDRERSARVQGLSRAPKWRRLEDGRCDVDSGDGEMDEDGDIGVQDEEDESPQDEGIGGNDFPDELEGNRRLIPPSNLVYARTGYKVKQVGSTRKQRVSPTSQFDEARSLRYLKTQKVSGGGDQGKGILGTSSFVSTLVEHKQTEEKLRPETRCGSVAADLGTGDLSVCSQTLVGLVPVDPSWVRGDPDTVDGWRDLIHRVLRDTVGPYLGRSVDNLRDPGLPESAGRHSDVFAAAHHAGILLQTHQAAANLAHIKATLEWQQERIDERAAWQKERAAEQEAWRKEREAWQRERSGLEKALAKVEGEIKGMQWRSSCSAYTTQVHTTGSYATGRPHRPSQRQQQETPKREGAGETSERQRGNPTTGHHGEA, from the exons ATGAAATATTCCAGGGTGAATCTTTCTGTAGATTGGTTTTGCCCCTCCCTTCTGCCACATCTTTGGTACTTCTTCCCAAATTTGCTGCAAACCAGACAT GATTCCTGTGTAATTTGCCGGGTCTTTCAAAAGAGTGGTCCTGGTCCCAAAAATGGGGAACACTATGGAGCTCCTTTTAGGGAAGAGGATTGGAATGAAGATGCCTCTGCAGAAGTTGGGGTACGATCCTCTTTAGAAAGAGTTGATACTCCACCTGATCCAAGCAATTCAACTTTGAGCAATGTCAATGAGGAGGTTATGGCACGCCCTAGAGCAGCTTCTGCATTGGACAATGTGGTTCTTACCCTAGATGAAGAGTACGTTTCTTCAGAGGATGAGCATGATGAAATGGAAAGCTTCCGGACAGAAAATGTTTGTTACCCAGCTAATTTGGAGCCAAATCCTGACAAAAAGGAAGTGCAAAAGGCTGCTAATGACATTCAG GGTCAGAGAAGTGAAGCAGCACAACCCCCTTTACCCCCAGGCCAGCAGCAAAGAGATATGATAGGTTGTCATTATGGTGAGCAAAGACAACAAGACATGGGTAGCCAGCAGGCTGAGACTGATTTCCATGCTTGTTCAGATGACAGGCTCGGTCATATGAATCAGTTGGACTGGTTGGATGGTGTGTTGGCAGAGTTGACTGATGAGGACAGGGCCCACCTAGACCAGATAGGATTGAACCAGGCTGCACAAATGCCACTTATCAAGCCTCATAGTGAGGGTTTGCGGGATGTGCTTGGGCTGTGGAACCCATACAGCAACACCTTTTGGTTCAGGACAGGGGAGATGACcattactcttgaggatgtatatCGCATTCTTGGGATTCCAGTAATTGGAGCTAGGATTGTGGCAGGTCAATATACGCAGGAGGATAAACCATGGATAGCAGAATATCTATCAGGTCAGAGATCATTCGAGGCTGGCAAGAATGGGGTAAATCTTTCAGTTGTGGGCACATCAAGGATTCCATTATTGAGGAAGGCAGTGATCGGGATTTTGGCAAGTAAGGTTCTAGTAGACAAGGGAACTAATATCTTCCCCTTTTCTGAGGCTCACTTAGTTCATGATGCAGTTGAGAATGGCAAGAAGTTCAATTGGGGTCAGGAAGTCCTGAACCGTTTGTATCGTGATCTATATGTATTGGGGTTATGTGAGGGTGCACAAATTGGTCACATTGCATTGTTGCAGGTATGGATATGGGAGAGACTTATCCCATACCGCCCATATGGAGGTCCAGTGAATGTCATGCCAGAATGCCCTCGGATTATGAGGTGGGCGGCAAGCAGACTGCCATTCCCTCAAACCCGAGCACAGGAGCGAGGTAGAAACACCTTGGTGGAGGCAGATGTGGTATGGGATCCATACCGAGATATTAAGTGGCCAGACGATGCACAACTTACAGAAGCATTACGGGTTTTTGAGTTGCTAGGTCGACGGCCACGGTACACAGAGAGGCATCCCCTAGACAGGGTTCGACGCCAGTTTGGGCAGGAGCAGCCTCGTGTTTTAATGCCAAAGCGGAGGTGGCGTGATGATAGAGAACGGTCAGCCCGTGTGCAGGGTTTGTCAAGAGCTCCAAAATGGAGGCGACTTGAGGATGGTAGGTGTGATGTAGACTCTGGAGATGGGGAGATGGACGAGGATGGGGATATAGGGGTtcaagatgaggaggatgagagCCCACAGGATGAGGGGATAGGTGGGAATGATTTCCCTGATGAACTGGAGGGAAACAGAAGGCTCATTCCTCCCAGCAACCTGGTATATGCACGGACAGGGTATAAAGTCAAACAGGTAGGATCAACTAGAAAGCAGAGAGTGTCTCCTACATCGCAATTTGATGAGGCTAGGTCTTTGAGATATCTGAAAACCCAAAAGGTTAGTGGAGGTGGTGATCAGGGAAAGGGGATATTGGGGACATCCTCATTTGTGAGCACACTGGTGGAGCACAAGCAGACAGAGGAGAAACTTAGGCCGGAGACAAGATGTGGCAGTGTGGCTGCTGATCTAGGCACGGGGGATTTATCTGTTTGTAGTCAGACCTTAGTTGGACTTGTGCCAGTAGACCCCTCATGGGTGAGAGGAGATCCAG ATACAGTGGATGGATGGAGGGATCTCATTCATAGGGTACTCCGTGATACTGTGGGTCCCTACCTAGGCAGGTCAGTGGATAACCTCAGGGATCCAGGATTGCCTGAGTCGGCGGGGCGGCATAGCGATGTGTTTGCAGCAGcacaccatgcaggcatacttttGCAGACACACCAGGCAGCAGCAAATTTGGCCCATATCAAGGCCACTTTGGAGTGGCAACAAGAGAGAATAGATGAGAGGGCTGCATGGCAGAAGGAGAGGGCTGCTGAGCAGGAGGCATGGCGAAAGGAGCGAGAGGCATGGCAGAGGGAGCGGTCAGGACTTGAGAAAGCTCTAGCCAAGGTTGAGGGGGAAATCAAAGGTATGCAGTGGAGATCATCATGTTCTGCATATACTACTCAGGTGCATACTACGGGTAGCTATGCCACAGGCAGGCCTCATAGACCCAGCCAGCGGCAGCAGCAAGAAACACCCAAACGAGAGGGAGCTGGAGAAACCTCAGAGAGACAGCGGGGCAATCCTACAACAGGGCATCATGGAGAGGCCTAG